A segment of the Macrobrachium rosenbergii isolate ZJJX-2024 chromosome 8, ASM4041242v1, whole genome shotgun sequence genome:
CCTTCTGGCACACCTATAATTTCTTGGACACGTGTGCTAAAAAGGGCATAACCCTCAAgccagagaaattcagtttctgccgAAGAGAAGTGAACTTCGCCGGATTCCAGCTGGGATGGATTCCTACAGGCCCACAGAGGAGAGTCTAGCTGCCATACGGAGATTCCCTATGCCAGACAACCCTctgtcactgacatcaggtcatggtatggctttgtcaaccagttggcacccttcctcgccactgccccgctgatggaaccctttagagacctcctgaagaagtctacaAGCAAGAATGTGTACTGGGATAGCAACCTACAAGAGAGATTCCGCCAAGCACAGGAGGCCATATGCAAGCTGGCCAAGGATGGGCTGGTATACTATGACAAATCCCGACCTACAGCGTCCCTAACAGATTGGAGCAGGGATGGGATTGTTTgtcatcctgcagcagtactgtgcTTGTGCCTCGGCTGATGCCCCATTTTGCTGCAAGGGTGGGTGGCGTATTGCCTTATGTGGGAGCCGCCATTTGTCGCAGGCTGAAGCTGGGTATGCTGCTGTTGAGGAGAAGCCTTAGCTGTCACATGGTGTCTCAAGAAGGCCAGGCTACTCCTGTTGGGCTGCCCCAACTTACTGATTGTGACTGATCACTGCCCGCTGGTCAAGCTCCTGGGTGATAGAGAGCTGAAGGATATACTAAACCCAAGACTCTTCCGTATCAAGGAGAAGACCCTACAGTACAGGTTCCAAGTAAGATACTTGCCAGGAAAGAGAATTGTGCTGCTGACTTCTTATCACGCTTCCCTGCTCTCCGTTATAACCAGATGACAAGGATTCTGAACTTGAAGAGGATATGACTGCTGCCCTTGTCGCTGCTTCGCCACCGCCTCTTGAGCAAGAATGCCTCATACTGGATGAGGAGAGggtcaaagaagcagcctctaaagaccctgtgtaccagctgctggcagctaaagttgcagtaaatgactggcgcccgcagaaggcacaggaggtggCCTGCCTACGTCAGCTTTACTCAGTTAGGGACAGGTTATCTATGGTAGAAGACCTGATAGTCTACACTTACGAACAAGGATGCCCACGTCTGCTCATCCCAGAGGAACTTCGCCGTCAAGTCATTACAGGCCTTCATGCAGGACATCAGGGGTAGACTCCATGCTCCAGGGCTAGACAATCGGTTTACTGGCCAGGGATGGAAGGCGACCTGCAGAGCCACAGGGATGGATGTGCCTCTTGTGATGTACATGCTCCATCACAACCTGCTGAACCATTAGTACTCATACCACCCCCAGAATACCCATTCCAGTCGACAGTGGTGGACATGCTACAGTTGGAGGGCCATATGTACATGGCCTATGCAGACAGGCTCACCGGGTGGCTGGAAGTGGCACACTTCCCACATGGCACAACgtcatcaagaattatatcagtcttgaggacatacttcacaagatggggagcaccagagctaatctcgacagatgggggcacaaacctcattagtgaagagaccacatcattcttcagaaaataGGGGGTTACGGTACGCCTGTCGTCAGCCCATTACCCCAGTCTAATGGAAGGGCGAAGCAGCAGTCAAGACTGCCAAGAGGATCATCAGGTCTAACATAGGCAAAGGGAGGCAGCCTTGATTGCAACAAGGCATCCCTGgcaattcttcagtacctcaatacaccccctaaggggtttgacaagtccccagcacagctcgctatcggcaggcagctcagagatggagtgccaacacccagacagcattacaaggtggagagacactgggatgagaTAATTCAGTGGAGGAGCTACTGAATGGCAGAGTCCCAAGAGGAGACCCCATCATATACTGGTACCAGGGAGCTTCTACCCCTGGTTGTAGGCTGCAGGGTAAGAGTGcaggatcctgtaaccaaaacctgggaccgatctgggttggtagtggagtctaagggccaccgacagtatctcattaggctggatggaagcggtcgggtgtcacttagaaacaggaagcacctgaaagtgttaaaacGGCAACCCCCAACGTCCTCAGCCATTCCCCCAAGCCTGGAACCTGCTCCACCTCGTCCAAAAAGGCGCACAGTGCAACCCTCATGGATGGGCGAGTATGTCATGGGTGATATCGAGCGTTAACCCATGCTTGTGGTTGTGTCACCTTGTACAGTTACATTTTGTTGTCCCTTATGTTCATTTTATCTTTGGTTTTCAGTAAGCTGAACTGGATAGAAATTCTTttgtgcaaacatattttatgcatgtactatatattgttgccatgcatgtccttgtatgttgtgacactcaGTGTTAACCATTGCTTTTGTCCTATGGGATCTTCCTTTTACAGCTTTCTttgtctatactgtatatatatgcatttaatacatgtttacttattattttcatttaatattttgccattctgccatgccataatcttaggggatgtaggatggttgattgtgtgtgatgtatgttgtcaggaggagagcggaattggcgccaatgttttcgcgtctgcaccttacttgcagtcacgcctctgtactgattggacgtgtaataaagcactggagtgtcccactggtttccttctgcctctaacacttctaaaaatagatcggttggaaggggagagagacaggaaTTCTcgtccaactctctatttttatgtcaaccacttatttctttttttaagggtaatgaattaagctaacttttgcatgaaattataataactttaatttcatttaaaagttagcttaataatttgggagcatgattaaggtcatatttagtgttcaaactttagaaataagcatttattagcatctTGTGcgagggttctggaacctaacctcacgtgagttcgaggtatgactgtatatgtatgtatatatatatatatatatatatatatatatatatatatatatatatatatatatatatatatatatatatatatatatatatgtgtatatatatacatatgtatataaatatatatataattatatatatatatatatatatatatatatatatatatgtgtatatatatacatatgtatataaatatatatatatatatatatatatatatatatatatatatatatatatatatatatatataaaagtgtaattAAATCCAGACAGTTTGGCATTCCATATGGAGgatcaataaaattttagaaaatatatttctccatGATATTCCAAGTACTTTATGGCAGTTCATACCACTGTGCCATCGTCTTGccctttttaatgttttcctgaCGAATGTAtcacaaaaactgagaaaaagatGTAAGAAAAAGTAGAATGAATCAAAACTGAACATTTGAAAGTAGCTGTGTCAAAAAATCATTAGATAAAAATGCATCACATTGATTCCCGTTTCTCTGAGCATTTCATAATGACTCAAAACAataggaagaaaattatttatgaaattaaagacagatggaaaaaataaacGTATGTTTCAATTAAAGTGTTAATATAACACTCTGCGTTTACTgaattttcactattattatgaCGAGACTGACGTGACACTTGGTGAATTGTGGTGAAAGAAGAGTTTTcagatgtttattatttttaaccaCGTATTATGACGTTGCCAAATGCGCATTTTGAATGTGGTCACtaggaaaggaaaatgataataacTCTTGTCCTTGAACATGTGCTGGTGAAAGGAAGGACTATTCTAATTTACATCTCAAAATCATCACTTTCAAGGCATATACAGTTAGGTAATATAGCTAATCACCTGCCTAATTTTGCAATATTTCAGCACGTAAGTTTCCCAGCCTATTTCGTGAGTCGGTTAATTTTCGGTGAATAATAATTTGCAGTTCTGTGGTGTGATGATCATGTTAGCTTACTCAGTTTTTGGTCTGTCAAgattaggatctctctctctctctctctctctctctctctctctctctctctctctctctctctctctctctcttctcatttactACAACACTCATATGTCTTACTGACTTAATATTATGTCTCAAATATTATGTCCCGTCGTTTTCTGATAGGAGAAAGCTTCAATCTCAAAACGAATAAAGTTATCATAAACCCCCGTAgaggagtagtgctgtcagtgcgcctgacgtggtacactgtaggcattacttaagttctttgcagcgtcctatCGGCCACTAGCTTCAAccgcttccattccttttaccgtacctccgttcatatttttcatttcattttactttccactttctcctaagaatatttcatactgcaactgcgatgtttcctcctattacacccaTAGAACCTTCTTATTCTCAATTTCCAttacagagctgaatgacctcatagttcccagcgcttagcctttgccTGAGCTTTATATTCCATCCATTCCAATATCATAAACACTTCTTAGAAATGACAACTAAGTCctaaatgtgaaaatttttaatttctattagATTACAGCATCTCATAATTATTTATCTCGTTTGACAGAGAACCATCGTTAAAATAATTTCCCCAGGCCAATAGTTATGTTGAAATATAAACATGTCATATGGATTTCGTATGAATCGCACGTGAATGAGGAAACACGGACATGCTCCAAGAAAATATTCAGCGTTTCCTTTTATTGTTCAGTGTCTGCAAATGCTGAAGCATTCCGAAacaaacgaaataaatttcttcgAATTGGAGAGCAATCCATTTCCCTAGAAAGTGGGCAATAAATCATGAATGCTTCGTGCAGAGGAGACAATGGCCGTCCCTTCcagttgtattctctctctctctctctctctctctctctctctctctctctctctctctctctctctccggtcatATTCGGTGTGTGAGTGAAGCAGTCATCAATAGGGAAATGACCTTTAATATTCTGACGCTGCTGCCAATCGCATATCTCGCAAGAACCATCAGAGAATAGAATCGGCGTCCCCGCACGGCCTCATGCCCAATCTCAAAAGTATGGCGACCGTTCCACAcagagatcatttcataattcagCGTACAACGGCGCTCATTAAGACAATACCTGCTAATATGTGTCGCAGATTGGATGCTGTACctgaggcagattaagagagaggaagaaagtggAAGGGGTAAAGGGAGTTTATTTCTCCAGTTAAGGCTACAAATGTTCCCCATTGCCGTAGCTCAAGACTAGAAAATGATGTTTAGAACGCGAGGAAGGATATACGTTCTTATAACTTTCCTAAGTGCATACTGATGGCCATagatgtatatacctatatattggCGGACGAGggagagaggcagacagagacagggagacagacagacagaaccagGTTGCCTGTGGGATAAGTTAAATGTGATCAAATGATCACATTTATCGTTGCTAGAAATTTCATAATATCAGTAATTTCCGATGCTTCTAAACTTAAAATCCATATCACTACATTATCCGCTGTGTTGCTTAAAGAGTCTCCTGTAAACAGCCATGCCTTTTATCGAGTGgattatttctatctatctgtcagcctgtctgcctgtctcttccTCGTCAGCTACTGTACAGGTAAACATTTGTGGCCGTCAGTGTGCAATTAAGATTAACATAAGAACATGCATTAGCATTTTAACTTCCTTCTTTGCGTTCTAGACAGCATTATTCTCTAGTCTCGAGCTACAGCAATGAAGAAAAGAATGTTCGTAACTGCAACAAAAAATATACCCCCTTACCCCATTCaatctctttctcccttttaatCTGACTTGGTTTGGCATCCAATccatgacactatatatatatatatatatatatatatatatatatatatatatatatatatatatatatatatatatatatatgtgtgtgtgtgtgtgtgtgtgtgtgtgtgtgtgtacacacacacacacacatatatatatatatatatatatatatatatatatatatatatatatatatatatgtatgtatatatatatgtatatatatatatatatatatatatatatatatatatatatatatatatatatatatatatatatatatatatatatatacacacacacatatagatgccaggcagggcagccgatcaggctacggcctaccccaacgccaaatcaaagtccttcaaaaaagaaggcatcgttctcaccccatataaaaatgggaaaaagcacgttaaaacgaagaagatatatatatatatatatatatatatatatatatatatatatatatatatatatatatatatatatatatatatatatatatatgtatatatatatatatatatatatatatatatatatatatatatatatatatatatatatatatatatatatatatatatatatatatatatatatatatatatatatatatatatatatatatatatatatatatatatatatatatatatatatatatatatatatacatacatatacatatacatatacatatatatatatatatatgaaaactatctAGCGTTGGGtgtcagcaaaataaaatagaatggtGCAGTGTTTAAAGGGGAGTTCGACATCTTACTAGTGagcttgctgtgtgtgtgtgtgaagcgtGCAATATTAAAAGTCTTCCTTTCAGAAGTTTCAGCTGTTTCTGTAATTAAAGTGTGAAAATGGCAGTCcccattgtcatttttttttt
Coding sequences within it:
- the LOC136841071 gene encoding uncharacterized protein: MEGDLQSHRDGCASCDVHAPSQPAEPLVLIPPPEYPFQSTVVDMLQLEGHMYMAYADRLTGWLEVAHFPHGTTSSRIISVLRTYFTRWGAPELISTDGGTNLISEETTSFFRK